In Notolabrus celidotus isolate fNotCel1 chromosome 10, fNotCel1.pri, whole genome shotgun sequence, one DNA window encodes the following:
- the LOC117820162 gene encoding SUN domain-containing protein 2-like isoform X2 translates to MSRRSSRLMSSGYYKVDENSDVSYMPNISYRENFTKVFKKRHYNGSNDPSRAESNAISELWNNADDQTVSPIGTVPALTRSSSQSQAQIADYSKLRHPLMFLADMLLSSKTKKACGLILLLVILVLSTTILFPLLTSVMSSINITKTPSQTKSPPPLPNPNITPPTPMVDPAVVSAAVEEKMQHRIKELQLTQEQLILRIQALETQSAKLSQDASSTSVQDQLSPDLQQAKYRASTSDYGRPMADKMADFALETLGASVIYKRCSKTYHTGSACFTLFGFLNWHLSESPRTVIQGHPVLLPGKCWPFPGVQGTLGISLSHPIRITQVTLDHLPRYNSPTGRIDSAPKEFEVYGLKNKEEEGTLLGTFTYDKDGESTQTFKLPNPSDDVYRHVELRVLSNWGNDKHTCLYRFRVHGQIAST, encoded by the exons ATGTCTCGCAGGAGTTCTCGCCTGATGTCCAGCGGCTACTACAAAGTAGATGAAAATTCTGATGTGAGTTACATGCCAAACATTTCCTACCGGGAAAACTTTACCAAGGTTTTTAAGAAGAGGCATTACAATGGATCTAATGACCCCAGCAGAGCTGAGAGCAATGCTATATCTGAGCTGTGGAACAATGCAGATGACCAGACTGTTTCTCCCATTGGAACCGTGCCTGCCCTGACCCGGTCATCATCTCAGAGTCAAGCACAAATTGCGGATTACTCTAAATTAAGACATCCTCTGATGTTTTTAGCTGATATGTTACTCAGCAGTAAAACTAAGAAGGCCTGTGGTCTTATTCTCCTCCTCGTCATCTTAGTTTTAAGCACTACGATCCTCTTTCCTCTGTTGACCTCTGTCATGTCCAGTATCAACATAACAAAGACCCCATCACAAACCAAAagtcctcctccccttcctaaTCCCAACATCACGCCTCCTACACCAATGGTAGATCCAGCCGTTGTGTCTGCAGCTGTAGAAGAGAAGATGCAACATCGTATTAAAGAGCTGCAGCTGACACAGGAGCAGCTTATCTTGAGGATCCAAGCTTTAGAGACCCAGAGTGCCAAGCTGTCCCAAGATGCAAGCTCCACTTCCGTCCAAGACCAGCTCAGCCCAGATCTCCAACAAGCCAAATACAGAGCAAGTACCTCAGACTACGGACGTCCTATGGCAGATAAGATGGCCGACTTTGCTCTGGAGACTCTAGGTGCAAGTGTAATCTACAAACGGTGTTCGAAGACATATCATACTGGTTCAGCTTGTTTTACCCTGTTTGGTTTCCTTAATTGGCACCTGTCTGAAAGCCCGCGCACCGTCATTCAGGGCCACCCTGTGCTGCTCCCTGGAAAATGCTGGCCGTTTCCAGGTGTTCAGGGGACTCTTGGAATCTCTCTGTCACACCCCATCAGGATCACTCAAGTCACCCTGGATCACCTGCCCCGCTACAACTCCCCCACCGGCCGCATTGACTCTGCCCCCAAAGAATTTGAAGTTTATggattgaaaaacaaagaagaagaaggaactCTGCTGGGGACATTCACCTATGATAAAGACGGTGAATCAACCCAGACGTTCAAGCTGCCAAACCCCAGTGATGATGTGTATCGACATGTGGAGCTGCGTGTACTCAGTAACTGGGGTaatgacaaacacacatgccTTTACCGCTTCCGTGTCCATGGACAG ATCGCCTCCACATGA
- the LOC117820166 gene encoding SUN domain-containing protein 1-like has translation MFLADMLLSSKTKKACGLILLLVILVLSTTILFPLLTSVMSSINITKTPSQTKSPPPLPNPNITPPTPLVDPAVVSAAVEEKMQHRIKELQLTQEQLILRIQALETQSAKLSQDASSTSVQDQPSSDLQQAKYRASTSDYGRPMADKMADFALETLGASVIYKRCSKTYHTGSACFTLFGFLNWHLSESPRTVIQGHPVLLPGKCWPFPGVQGTLGISLSHPIRITQVTLDHLPRYNSPTGRIDSAPKEFEVYGLKNKEEEGTLLGTFTYDKDGESTQTFKLPNPSDDVYRHVELRVLSNWGNDKHTCLYRFRVHGQIAST, from the coding sequence ATGTTTTTAGCTGATATGTTACTCAGCAGTAAAACTAAGAAGGCCTGTGGTCTTATTCTCCTCCTCGTCATCTTAGTTTTAAGCACTACGATCCTCTTTCCTCTGTTGACCTCTGTCATGTCCAGTATCAACATAACAAAGACCCCATCACAAACCAAAagtcctcctccccttcctaaTCCCAACATCACGCCTCCTACACCATTGGTAGATCCAgctgttgtgtctgcagctgtAGAAGAGAAGATGCAACATCGTATTAAAGAGCTGCAGCTGACACAGGAGCAGCTTATCTTGAGGATCCAAGCTTTAGAGACCCAAAGTGCCAAGCTGTCCCAAGATGCAAGCTCCACTTCCGTCCAAGACCAGCCCAGCTCAGATCTCCAACAAGCCAAATACAGAGCAAGTACCTCAGACTACGGACGTCCTATGGCAGATAAGATGGCCGACTTTGCTCTGGAGACTCTAGGTGCAAGTGTAATCTACAAACGGTGTTCGAAGACATATCATACTGGTTCAGCTTGTTTTACCCTGTTTGGTTTCCTTAATTGGCACCTGTCTGAAAGCCCGCGCACCGTCATTCAGGGCCACCCTGTGCTGCTCCCTGGAAAATGCTGGCCGTTTCCAGGTGTTCAGGGGACTCTTGGAATCTCTCTGTCACACCCCATCAGGATCACTCAAGTCACCTTGGATCACCTGCCCCGCTACAACTCCCCCACCGGCCGCATTGACTCTGCCCCCAAAGAATTTGAAGTTTATggattgaaaaacaaagaagaagaaggaactCTGCTGGGGACATTCACCTATGATAAAGACGGTGAATCAACCCAGACGTTCAAGCTGCCAAACCCCAGTGATGATGTGTATCGACATGTGGAGCTGCGTGTACTCAGTAACTGGGGTaatgacaaacacacatgccTTTACCGCTTCCGTGTCCATGGACAGATCGCCTCCACATGA
- the LOC117820162 gene encoding SUN domain-containing protein 2-like isoform X1: protein MSRRSSRLMSSGYYKVDENSDVSYMPNISYRENLTKVFKKRHYNGSDDPSRAESNAISELWNNADDQTVSPIGTVPALTRSSSQSQAQIADYSKLRHPLMFLADMLLSSKTKNACGLILLLVILVLSTTILFPLLTSVMSSINITKTPSQTKSPPPLPNPNIMPPTPMVDPAVVSAAVEEKMQHRIKELQLTQEQLILRIQALETQSAKLSQDASSTSVQDQLSPDLQQAKYRASTSDYGRPMADKMADFALETLGASVIYNRCSKTYFTDSACVTLFGFPMWHLSESPRTVIQGHPVLLPGKCWPFPGVQGTLGISLSHPIRITQVTLDHLPRYNSPTGRIDSAPKEFEVYGLKNKEEEGTLLGTFTYDKDGESTQTFKLPNPSDDVYRHVELRVLSNWGNDKHTCLYRFRVHGQIAST, encoded by the exons ATGTCTCGCAGGAGTTCTCGCCTGATGTCCAGCGGCTACTACAAAGTAGATGAAAATTCTGATGTGAGTTACATGCCAAACATTTCCTACCGGGAAAACCTCACCAAGGTTTTTAAGAAGAGGCATTACAATGGATCTGATGACCCCAGCAGAGCTGAGAGCAATGCTATATCTGAGCTGTGGAACAATGCAGATGACCAGACTGTTTCTCCCATTGGAACCGTGCCTGCCCTGACCCGGTCATCATCTCAGAGTCAAGCACAAATTGCGGATTACTCTAAATTAAGACATCCTCTGATGTTTTTAGCTGATATGTTACTCAGCAGTAAAACTAAGAATGCCTGTGGTCTTATTCTCCTCCTCGTCATCTTAGTTTTAAGCACTACGATCCTCTTTCCTCTGTTGACCTCTGTCATGTCCAGTATCAACATAACAAAGACCCCATCACAAACCAAAagtcctcctccccttcctaaTCCCAACATCATGCCTCCTACACCAATGGTAGATCCAGCCGTTGTGTCTGCAGCTGTAGAAGAGAAGATGCAACATCGTATTAAAGAGCTGCAGCTGACACAGGAGCAGCTTATCTTGAGGATCCAAGCTTTAGAGACCCAGAGTGCCAAGCTGTCCCAAGATGCAAGCTCCACTTCCGTCCAAGACCAGCTCAGCCCAGATCTCCAACAAGCCAAATACAGAGCAAGTACCTCAGACTACGGACGTCCTATGGCAGATAAGATGGCCGACTTTGCTCTGGAGACTCTAGGTGCAAGTGTAATCTACAACAGGTGTTCGAAGACATATTTTACTGATTCAGCTTGTGTTACCCTGTTTGGTTTCCCTATGTGGCACCTGTCTGAAAGCCCGCGCACCGTCATTCAGGGCCACCCTGTGCTGCTCCCTGGAAAATGCTGGCCGTTTCCAGGTGTTCAGGGGACTCTTGGAATCTCTCTGTCACACCCCATCAGGATCACTCAAGTCACCCTGGATCACCTGCCCCGCTACAACTCCCCCACTGGCCGCATTGACTCTGCCCCCAAAGAATTTGAAGTTTATggattgaaaaacaaagaagaagaaggaactCTTCTGGGGACATTCACCTATGATAAAGACGGTGAATCAACCCAGACGTTCAAGCTGCCAAACCCCAGTGATGATGTGTATCGACATGTGGAGCTGCGTGTACTCAGTAACTGGGGTaatgacaaacacacatgtcTTTACCGCTTCCGTGTCCATGGACAG ATCGCCTCCACATGA
- the LOC117820164 gene encoding SUN domain-containing protein 2-like: protein MSRRSSRLMSSGYYKVDENSDVSYMPNISYRENLTKVFKKRHYNGSDDPSRAESNAISELWNNADDQTVSPIGTVPALTRSSSQSQAQIADYSKLRHPLMFLADMLLSSKTKKACGLILLLVILVLSTTILFPLLTSVMSSINITKTPSQTKSPSPLPNPNITPPTPMVDPAVVSAAVEEKMQHRIKELQLTQEQLILRIQALETQSAKLSQDASSTSVQDQLSPDLQQAKYRASTSDYGRPMADKMADFALETLGASVIYKRCSKTYHTGSACFTLFGFLNWHLSESPRTVIQGHPVLLPGKCWPFPGVQGTLGISLSHPIRITQVTLDHLPRYNSPTDRIDSAPKEFEVYGLKNKEEEGTLLGTFTYDKDGESTQTFKLPNPSDDVYRHVELRVLSNWGNDKHTCLYRFRVHGQIAST, encoded by the coding sequence ATGTCTCGCAGGAGTTCTCGCCTGATGTCCAGCGGCTACTACAAAGTAGATGAAAATTCTGATGTGAGTTACATGCCAAACATTTCCTACCGGGAAAACCTCACCAAGGTTTTTAAGAAGAGGCATTACAATGGATCTGATGACCCCAGCAGAGCTGAGAGCAATGCTATATCTGAGCTGTGGAACAATGCAGATGACCAGACTGTTTCTCCCATTGGAACCGTGCCTGCCCTGACCCGGTCATCATCTCAGAGTCAAGCACAAATTGCGGATTACTCTAAATTAAGACATCCTCTGATGTTTTTAGCTGATATGTTACTCAGCAGTAAAACTAAGAAGGCCTGTGGTCTTATTCTCCTCCTCGTCATCTTAGTTTTAAGCACTACGATCCTCTTTCCTCTGTTGACCTCTGTCATGTCCAGTATCAACATAACAAAGACCCCATCACAAACCAAAAGTCCTTCTCCCCTTCCTAATCCCAACATCACGCCTCCTACACCAATGGTAGATCCAGCCGTTGTGTCTGCAGCTGTAGAAGAGAAGATGCAACATCGTATTAAAGAGCTGCAGCTGACACAGGAGCAGCTTATCTTGAGGATCCAAGCTTTAGAGACCCAGAGTGCCAAGCTGTCCCAAGATGCAAGCTCCACTTCCGTCCAAGACCAGCTCAGCCCAGATCTCCAACAAGCCAAATACAGAGCAAGTACCTCAGACTACGGACGTCCTATGGCAGATAAGATGGCCGACTTTGCTCTGGAGACTCTAGGTGCAAGTGTAATCTACAAACGGTGTTCGAAGACATATCATACTGGTTCAGCTTGTTTTACCCTGTTTGGTTTCCTTAATTGGCACCTGTCTGAAAGCCCGCGCACCGTCATTCAGGGCCACCCTGTGTTGCTCCCTGGAAAATGCTGGCCGTTTCCAGGTGTTCAGGGGACTCTTGGAATCTCTCTGTCACACCCCATCAGGATCACTCAAGTCACCCTGGATCACCTGCCCCGCTACAACTCCCCCACCGACCGCATTGACTCTGCCCCCAAAGAATTTGAAGTTTATggattgaaaaacaaagaagaagaaggaactCTGCTGGGGACATTCACCTATGATAAAGACGGTGAATCAACCCAGACGTTCAAGCTGCCAAACCCCAGTGATGATGTGTATCGACATGTGGAGCTGCGTGTACTCAGTAACTGGGGTaatgacaaacacacatgtcTTTACCGCTTCCGTGTCCATGGACAGATCGCCTCCACATGA